AGATTCCCGACGGTGACGGCACCAGCACGGCCGCGCAGACGAGACCAGGCAGGAACTCCTGATCGTCGATTGCGTACCCGTCTCGCCGAACCTGCTTGAGCTGTTCCTCGATCTGGTCCACATCGGTGATCGTGTTGGGGGTGTATTGCTTGAGTGGCGCCGCTTCCAATAGCCGGCGCCGCTGAACAGGGGCGAGCTGGGACAGGATCATCTTTCCGCTCGCCGAGCAGTGCACCGGCACGCGCGACCCCGGCTGCAGCGTGAAGCGAAGCGGCTCAAGAGTTTCCACGCGATCGACATACAAAATCTCGTCACCGGACAACGCGGTCAGGTTGCAGCTCTCACCGAGTTCCTCCACCAGGCTGCGCAGCACGGAGTGACGCGCACCGTGGTGAGTGTCGTTGAGCAGCAGGCTTTCTGCCATCCGTCGCAGCCGCGCGCCGACCACATAATGGCGGCCGTTGTTCTCCCGGATCAGCAGTCCGGCACCTTCGAGTTGTTGCAGCATGCGATGCAGAGTCGGCTTGGGCGTGCCGGTCAGCTCTACTAGACCCTGCAGGGTGAACAGCTGGTTCTTGGTTGCGATCAGCTCCAACAATGAGAACAGTCGCAGCGTCGGCGTGTCGCCGGTGAGCGCCGTCTCGGCCAACGCGGCCGCTTCGTCGATGCTGTGAATCTCGCCCATACCCCTCCTCACCGAACGTCGGCTTCTATAGAACCGGGAATCCTGCGAAAAAACAAGACAACCTATACCGGATCCTGAAATATCGATTGACGCAATCCTCGGATAACCCCTAGTCTGCCTCTAAGCCGCAGAATTGGAACAGTTTATTCCGATTTTTCGGGGACCCGGGACCGAGGAGGACAAGCCGATGACCCAAGCAACCACTCGTGCTGCCGCATCAGGCGTGCAGCGAATGACACCGTCCGAGGCTTTCGTCGAGACGATGGCGGCTAATGGCGTCACCGACATCTTCGGCATCATGGGCTCGGCCTTCATGGATGCGATGGACATCTTCGCGCCGGCCGGCATCCGGCTCATCCCCGTGGTACACGAGCAAGGGGCGGCGCACATGGCCGACGGCTACGCGCGCGTCAGCGGCCGTCATGGCGTCGTCATCGGTCAAAACGGCCCCGGAATCAGCAACTGCGTCACCGCGATCGCCGCCGCCTTCTGGGCGCACAGCCCGGTGGTCATCGTGACTCCCGAAGCCGGCACCATGGGCATCGGCCTCGGCGGCTTCCAGGAAGCCAACCAGCTTCCGATGTTCCAAGAATTCACGAAATACCAAGGGCACGTGAATAACCCACGTCGTATGGCAGAGCTCACGGGACGCTGCTTTGACCGCGCCATCATGGAGATGGGTCCCACCCAACTGAACATCCCCCGCGACTTCTTCTACGGTGAGATCGAGACCGAGATTCCGCAGCCGCGCAGACTCGACCGCGGGCCGGGCGGTGCGCAAAGCCTCGACGAGGCCGCGCAATTGATCGCCGAAGCCGAGTTCCCCGTGATCATCTCGGGTGGCGGCGTGGTGATGGGCGATGCCGTCGAGGAGTGCAAGGCCTTCGCGGAACGCCTCGGCGCCCCGGTGGTCAATAGCTACCTGCACAACGACTCCTTCCCCGCCAGCCACCCGTTGTGGACCGGTCCGCTTGGCTACCAGGGCTCCAAGGCTGCGATGAAACTGATATCGCGGGCCGACGTGGTGATCGCGCTGGGCACCCGGCTCGGACCCTTCGGCACCCTGCCGCAGCACGGAATGGACTACTGGCCCAAAGATGCCAAGATCATCCAGATCGACGCCGACCAAAAGATGCTCGGGCTGGTCAAGAAGATCAGCGTGGGCATCTGCGGCGACGCGAAGGCGGCGACGACGGCGCTGATGGAGCGAATCCGGAACCGGACATTGGCCAGCGACGCCACCCGGGAGCAGCGCGCCGCCACCATTCAGGCCGAAAAGGACGCGTGGGAAAACGAACTCAGCGAGTGGATCCACGAGCGTGACCCGTTCAGCCTCGACATGATCGCCGAACAGGACCAGGAGGAAGGCAACTGGCTGCACCCACGGCAGGTGTTGCGCGAGCTCGAGAAGGCGATGCCGGCCAACGTCATGGTGTCGACCGATATCGGAAACATCAACTCGGTGGCCAACAGTTACCTGCGCTTCGAGCGGCCGCGAAGCTTTTTGGCCCCGATGAGTTACGGCAACTGCGGCTACGCGTTGCCGACGGTCATCGGCGCAAAGGTGGCCGCCCCCGAGCGGCCGGCAATCGCCTATGCCGGCGACGGCGCGTGGGCCATGAGCATGGGCGAGATCATGACCGCCGTTCGACACGACATCCCGGTCACCGGAGTCGTTTTCCACAACCGGCAATGGGGTGCGGAAAAGAAAAATCAGGTGGATTTCTACAACCGTCGATTCGTCGCTGCCGAGCTGGAAAGCCAGTCCTTCGCGGGCATCGCCGAGGCGATGGGGGCCGAGGGGATCGTCGTCGAGAAGCTCGACGAGGTCGGGCCCGCGTTGCAACGCGCCGTAACCGCCCAGATGAAGGAGGGCAAGACAACGGTCGTCGAGATCATGTGCACCCGCGAGCTGGGCGACCCGTTCCGCCGCGACGCACTATCCAAGCCCGTCCGGTTACTCGACAAGTACAAGGACTACGTCTAGGCGTAGCTGAGGCGGTGCCGCGCGAATTACGTTGCGGCACCGCCTCCTAGCGCTCCAATAGCAGGAGTTTTTGATGTTCCCCCGCAAGCCGCCACTGCAATCGGTAGGGACCGATCCCGATTATCGATTCACCTTCGCGAACGAACGAACGTTTCTGGCGTGGCTTCGTACCGGGCTGGCGCTGCTCGCCGGCGCGGTCGCATTGGCCAGCCTGGTACACGACTTCGGTCCGCGCTCACTGCGTATCGCGATCACGGTGTTTCTGTTGATCCTGGCGCTGGTCGTCACGGTCGGCGCTTATGGACGGTGGGATCGCGCCGAGCGTGCGCTACGCGAGAGCCGCTCGCTGCCGAGCGACCCACTGCCGCGGCTGGTGGCCGCCGGCGCGGGGATCACCGTCGTCGCGGCGGCGATCCTGGTATTTCTCGCCGAGACCAGCACATGACGGAGCAGCAATTGATCGATGTCGGCGCACAGGCCGAGCGAACCGCACTTGCCTGGCAGCGCACCGCGATTGGTGCCATCGCCGTCGCCGCCCTGGTGTTGCGCTGGGACGCACTTGACCACCTGCCGATGTGGCCCGGCATCGTGCTTGCGATTGCGGCCGGCGCCACGGTGGTGTCTTTCGCCTCGGGACGCTACCGCAGCATGCTGCACGCCATGGCAGCCCACCGTACCCCGGTGTCTCGTCGGATGGTACCGGCCGCGACGGTCGCGATGACCGCCGTGATCCTGGGCATCGGCGCCGAGCTGGCGGCCGCGGGGCTCGGGTGAGGCAGTTTGGCGTGCCGGCCCCTGGCCCACCCCTTTTCGACAGGACGCTAAACATGTACCATTTGGTACATGTTTAGCGAGGACCACATCGCCATCGATGCTCCCCCGCAGTTGGTCTGGGACGTCTTCACCGACGTCGAGCATTGGCCGAATTGGACCGCCTCGGTGACCTCGCTGGTCGGGTTGGACGGCCCAAAGCTCGAGGTGGGCAAGCGATTTGCGATCAAACAACCCGGCATGCGGAAACTCATCTGGCGGGTGACCGAGATCGAACCCGGGACGTCCTGGACATGGGTGCAACGCTCCCCCGGCGTGCTGGTCAGCGCCCGGCACGACGTCACGCCCGCCCCGGCCGGCGGCACCCTGGTCCGCCAGCAGCTTCACCAAGGCGGCATCCTCGGGGCGTTAGTGGGACGACTGATGGCCAAGAAGACCAAACGTTTTCTCGAGCTGGAGGCCCAAGGACTCAAGGCCCACTCGGAGCAGCTCAGCCGCGCCGATGGTGCGCACCCCTGACGTCGCGCGGCGCGGCCAACTCCTCGACGCACTGATCGAGGAATTCGCGGCCGGGGGCATCGGCGACCGCTCACTGCGCGAGGTCGCCGTCGCCATCGGCACCAGTCACCGAATGTTGCTGCACCACTTCGGGTCTCGCGACAATCTTCTCCTCGCCGTCGTTGAGGAGGTGGAGCGCCGCCAGCTGGGCGTGCTGGCCGAACTGCCTACCGATGCCGCCGGTGGCTTCGCCGCCATGTGGGCCGACGTGCGGCGTCCAGGACTTCGCCGGCTGGAGCGTCTCTTCTTCGAGTGCTATGCCCGCGCCGCGCAGGGCGAAAAGCCTTTCGCCCGAATGGTTCCCAATGCCGTCGATGGCTGGCTGCGCGCGGTCGAGGCGGCAGCCGGCGATTCGTTAGACCCTGCGCTGGTCCGACTGGGGCTGGCGGTCACGCGCGGGCTGCTACTGGATCTGGTCGCCACCAACGACGATGCTGGTGTGGACGCGGCCGCGGCGGCCTTCACCCGCCTGCTCAGCCGCTGAGCTCCGTCCCCCTCGGCAACACCGAGATAAGTGTGTCGACGAGTTCCTCGGCGTTGGTGTGCCACTTGTCCAGATCCATATGACCACTCAAATCCAATCCGGTGATCCCATGGGCGCTGGTCAACAGCAAGGCCCCGTACCGCCGCGCCTGCTCGGGGCCGGTGATGCGACCGACGAGGTCCAGAAACAGCTCCTGCGCTCGTTCAGCTACCCGCATCGCTTCGCCCGGGTCACCCGCCGGCGGGGTGAACATCAATCGGTACAGGTGCGGCCGGGTACGACCGAGATCTATCAACGACAGCAGACCCGAGCGCAGGGATTCCTCGGCCGAGTCGTCGCTGTCGACCAAGGCCTGGAGTAGGTCGGCCAACCCACGCAACGCGTCGGCGGCCAACACCGCCAGCAGGGCTTCCTTGTCGGCAAAGTGCCGGTAGGCGGCCGAGTGCGAGACACCGGCCCGTGCGCCCACCTCGCGCAACGTGACGGCCTCGACTCCGCCCAGATCGAGTAGCAGGCCCGCAGCCTCGAGCAGCGAGCGGCGTGTGGCCGCAGCACTCTGCGCGCGTGTTGTCACCTGGCGAGCATAGCCAGGCGGTCAGTTGACAATGTTAACTCAACGTCCTACGTTCAGTTAACAACGTTAACCCAAATTCTCGTCGCCGAATGGAGACCGCCATGAATTCCTCACCTCGCGCCACCCGTCAGGAGCTGATCGTCGTGACCGGCGCGTCGACCGGGATGGGCGCCGCAACGGCGAAAGAACTGGCCCGCAGGGGATTTCACGTGCTCGCCGGGGTACGCCGCGACGCCGACGCCGACGCGCTAGTGGCCGACGGACCTGAGGGGCTAGAACCGGTGATCCTCGACATCACGATGGAATCGGACGTCGCCGCCATTGCCGACTGCGTCGCGCGCGACCCGCTGCGCCGGCCGCTGCGGGCGCTGATCAACAACGCCGGGATCGCAGTCAACGCGCCGGTGGAAGCCCTGCCGATAGCGCACTGGCGCAAGCAGTTCGAGGTCAACCTGTTCGGCCACGTCGCGATGACCCAGGCGTTGTTACCGGCGCTGCTACTCGGCGGCGGCACCGTCGTGAACATCAGCTCCGTCGGCGGAAAGGTGGTGTTGCCGACCTACGGCGCCTACGCCGGGTCCAAGTTCGCGCTCGAGGCGGTCAGTGACGCCCTGCGACGCGAGGTTTCCCACCTCGGCATCAAGGTGGTCGTCGTCGAACCCGGCGCGGTCAAGACGGAGATGGTCGACCGTGGCATCGCCACCGCGGAGGAGCTGCTGGCGAACATGAGCGCCCCGCAACTCACCCGCTATGGCGATCTGGCCGCGGCCGTCACGGCACAAGCCCGGTCGTTCGGTGAGGCCGGTGTTTCGGCGGAGCACGCAGCGAAGGTAATCGCCAAGGCGGCCACCGCATCTCGGCCACGAACTCGCTACACGATCGGGCGCGACGCCGCGGTCCTGGTGCGAATCAGCCGCCTGGCATCCGACCGGGTCCTGGACCGCATTGTGCGGCTGAATCTTCGATCCTTCGCGAAAGGTCCGCGGCCGAGTGAAAAGAATGAAAAGGCCGACGCTGCAATGGCTTAACCCCACGCCCAGGCGGCCGGCGTCAGTCGGCGGTGTGAACGATAAGCACGTCGGTCTTGGACCTGCGGGAGACTTCGGATGGGACCGAGCCCAGCAGCCGCCCGGCGACGCTGCTGAGGCCGACGTTGCCGACGACCAGCAGGTCGGCACCGACGTCCTCGGCAAGCTGCACCAGCGCGTTGATGGGAGCACCGACGATCGCCTTCTCCTCGACGTTTTTGGCCCCGGCCTGGTGCGCCCGTTCCCGAGCGTTCTGCAGAATCGCGTAGTAGGGGGCCTCGCCCACCGTGCGGTAGTCCGCACCGTGGTCGCTCCCCGGCGGGATCGCGTAGCGACCTTTTTCCTCGGGAATGGGCGGATGTGCCGTTGCCACGATCAATTTCGCGCCGTGGTCCGCAGCGACCGCGGCCGCGCGTTCAACCGCGCGCAGCGATGAGTCCGAGCCATCGGTGCCGACCACAACGGTCTGATAGGCGCTCATATCCCAGTGAGTGTAGAGCCCGATGTCTGCTCAGCACCGGAAATGAAGAGGAATTCGCCTGACGAGTCCCCCAGTTCGCCACCGCGTCGGTACGCCGCACCCGGCGCCTCAGGCCCGAGCGGTCACGCCGTGCGCTTGGCACGCTTGCCCGTGCCGACACCGAAGAACTGGTACTCGCTGGGTTTGACCGAGCGGGTCGCTCGCCAGTACTGCCAGGTATAGCCGCCCCACAACACCGTGTTTTTGCCGTGCTCGTCGAGGTACCAGCTGCTGCAACCGCCGCTGTTCCACACCGAGCCCTTCAGTTGTTCCTGCAGCTCGTCGTTGAACTTGTCCTGTGCCGCGCGGGTGGGGGCCAGCGCCTGCGCGCCGTATTTGTCGCAGGTCTTGATCGCATCGGCCACGTAGTGGATCTGCGACTCGATCATGAAGACCACGGAGTTGTGCCCTAGCCCGGTGTTGGGCCCCAGTAGGAAGAACAGGTTCGGCATTTCGGCGACGGTGATGCCGCGATGGGCGCCGATGCCCTCGCGATTCCACCGGTCGACCAGGTCCTCGCCGCGCAGGCCTTTGATGCCGACGTAGGTGTAGGAGTCGGTGACGTGGAATCCGGTCGCATACACGATTACGTCGACCTCGTGCTGCCTGCCGTCGGCGGTGACGATGCCGTCGCGGGTGATCCGCACGATGCCGTCGGTGATGAGTTTGGTCTTCGGGTTCGCCACGGCGGGGTAGTACGTCGAGGAGTTCAGGATGCGCTTGCACCCGATGCGGTAATTCGGAATCAGCTTGCGGCGCAGCTCGCGGTCCTTGACCGAGCGGCGGATGTTGTATTTGCAGTAGGCCTCAATGAATTTCAGCGCGTTGGGCCGTTTGGTCATGCCGAACGCCAACGCTTCCTGGCCCCAATAGATGGCCAGCCGCACCAGTGCCCGTAACCCGGGAACGCGTTGCATGGCCTTGCGCAGCGCCGGGGAAAGCTCGGGATTGGACCGCGGTACCACCCACGGCGGCGTGCGTTGGTACAGCTGTAGCTCGGTGACCTGATCGACGATCTCCGGCACGATCTGGATTGCGCTGGCGCCCGTCCCGATGATGGCCACCCGCTTGCCGGTCAGATCGACATTGTGGTCCCACTCCGCGGAATGGAAAGCGGGACCGGCGAATTCGTCGCGTCCTTCGATGTCGGGCAGCTTCGGGATGTGTAGCGCGCCGGCGCCTGAAATCAGGAATTGAGCGATGTATTCCCGCCCGTCCTGGGTAAACACATGCCAGCGGTACTCGTCTTCGTCCCAATAGCCGCGGTCCACCAGCGAATTGAACTCGATGTAACGGCGCAAGCCGTACTTCTCGGTCACACCCTTGAGGTAGTCCCAGATCTCGGGCTGATAGGAGAACGGGTTCTTCCAGTCCGGCTTGGGTTCGAAGGAGAAGGAGTACAGGTGCGACGGGATGTCGCAGGCACAACCGGGGTAGCTGTTGTCCCGCCAGGTGCCGCCGATGTCGTCGGCTTTCTCCAGGATGACGAAGTCCACCCCCTGCTGCGCAAGCTTGATCGCCATACCCAGACCGGAGAATCCGGTCCCGATGATCAGGGCGCGGGTTCGCACCGGCGTCGGGGCCGCGGGCTGCGGAGCTGGTTTCTCCTGGGCTGCTATCACTGCATCGGTCACTGCGGATCGGTCTTCCTATTGCCTGTCAGCTCGCGCTTCTGGTGGGTACCGCACGGGGCTACGGTGGATACCCCGTGGATACCCGGTACCCTCGGTACCGGCTACAACGAGTGTTGTAGATCCCCGCACCGATGTCAACGTCGTCGGCGCTGCTCAGCTGGCGGCGGGGCTCCTGCGTACGGCGCTGTGGACCGGCTGGTCGGGGTCGACGACAATGCCCAGCGCCTCGGCCGTGCCGACGATGACCCCCAGCATGATCGTGGTCAGGTGAGCAACGAACTGGTCGCGGGGCATGCGGCGGGGGCTGCCCGGTTCGGGCCCTAACCACCATTCGGTGGACGAGGCCGCCGATCCGAACGCCGCGTGCGCGGCCAGCTCGAAGGCAGCGTGGTCCAGCTGCATGTCCTTGAGCTCGTTGTCGAACATGTCGGCCATGGTGAGCGTGATCTGACGGCCCTCGTTAAGGGTGCGGACCGTCGACTCGGCGGTCGCTCCGGAGCGCGCCGAGATGAACACCCGCAGTACGTTGGGATGCAGGTCCACCAGGTTGACGTATTCCTCGACGCTGCGCCGGACGATCTCCCGGGCGGAGTCGGTGGCCAAGTCGATCGACGGGAAGATCGCCGCCCACAACATGTCCCGCAGCCGCTCGCCGATCGCCTGGAATAGGTCGGACTTGTCCTGGAAGTGGCGATAGATCTTGGGCTTGGCGGTGCCCGCCTCTTCGGCGATTTCTCGCACGCTCAGCTCGGGCCCCAGCCGGTCGATGGCGCGAAACGCCGCCTCGACGATCTCACCGCGCACCTTCTTGCGGTGTTCCCGCCAGCGCTCGCTGCGCGCGTCGACCTTCGCGCCCGGCTTGACGCTCGAATGGGGCCGAGGAGGTCGGGGCATTCTCACCACATCAAGAACCATACCCCCCGAGAGCCGCTGACCTGGGCAGACCGCGCGTCCCCGCGACGCGGCGTTGCGTCCGAGTGACTGCGCCGTGTCTAGGCCGTGTCACTACCGCCCACGCAGTACCTCACTGGGCGAGCGGCCGAATTCCCGCCGGTAGTCGGCCGCGAACCGGCCCAGATTGCCAAACCCCCAGCGGTATGCGACGGCCGCGACGGTCGTCCCGTCCTCGACAGCCGACCGCCGCAGATCCGCGTGCGCCCGAGCCAGTCTGATCGATTTCAGATGGGCCATCGGAGTCGTGTCCAGGTGCTTACGGAAGGCTTCCTGAAGCGCACGAGTGCTCAACCGCGCGGCGGCCGCCACGTCGCTGATCCGGATGTCCTCGGCCGCGAAGTCGTCGAGGTAAGCGAGCGCGCGCCGCACCGCCGGCGGCCGCACGGCACCGCCGCCCGCGTCGGCCGTGTGACTAAGGCCGGGGTAGGCCTCGACGATGCTCGCTACCAACATTCGAGACATCTGTGCCGATACCAATGACCTCGATGCCAGCAGCCCGGTCGGCCCGGCATTGCGGAGCAGGAATCTCATCACCTTCGCCACGGCCAACGTTCCCGGTGTGGACGGCTGCCAGCTCGTCGGGATTCGGACCGGGCTCGGCTCGGTCGCACCGGTGAACTCGGCGACCGCCGCCTCGAAATCCGTGCGCGGAATGCGCACGTGAAAAATATTGCAGTTCTCCTCCCACCGCAGCCGAAACGCCGTGTGGGCGTCCAGCACAACGAAACCGCCGGGCAACACGGCCCGCTCCCCGTGGTCCGCGCCGGCCACGAACCGCCCACTGATCTGCTCGGACACTAAGACGAAGTCGTCGAATGTCGACGACTCGAGCACCGTGGTGGCAGCGCCGTACGACAGGGAGTAAACGCCAAGCCCGCTGCCGCCGCCCTCCGCATGCCGGGCGCGAAACGCCGACACGCGGCCCCGGACGGTGAGGCGGTGGGGACAGTAGACAGCGGCGATCTGACTGCGCGCGTCGTCGGGATCCGTGGTGTCGGTCCGGACGCGCAATCCGTCGATCATGAGGCCGCGCCCCGTTCGCGGATCCGCACCGCAGTGTGCGGCGCTGCCACGACCACCCAGGTGTCCAGGCCGGCGCTCTCGGTGGCGGCAGGCGATGCGGTGCGGACGGTCAACGGGTCGGCGGCCCGATGCCAATGTTGCGGTCCCGCGAAGAGCGGTCGTTCGCAAGTCCACCGGGGCGGGTGAAGTCCAAGTCTCATTCGGTACCTTCCGTCGAGTCGTCACGGTCAGGAAAAAGAACAACCATTCGGCGCCACCCATGCCGTCGAGAGTCAGCGGTGTCCTTTTCTGTGGAGCGGATGGCGCATTGTGAGCGGTGCGCGGCTGCTACCAGAGTGGTTCGCCGCCAGAGTATTTGGGGCCGCCGATCCCGTCGCCGGGCCTTGACGTCGGGTCGCCGGAGGGTCTCGCACGCATCACTACGACGACCGACCCGCGCGAATTACTCGAAGCGTTCTACGTCAAAACCCTGCACCTTCCCCGGGCAGCCGTCAAAGACCTTGCCGAGCGCGAGTTTCCGTATCTGGCCGCCTCGTTCGCACACACCGCCGGGCGCGAACTCGCGGTGGCTCGCGGCTACCGTGCCACCAGTCGGCTAGCCCAGATCACCGCCCCACTGCGGATCTTGTTCGGTACCCAGAGTCCCGCGTATTTCCGGGTGGCCGCGACGGCCGTCGCCGAGCTGGTACCGGGAGCCACGGTGGGCGCGTTGCGCGGCCAAGGGCACCAGGCGGTCGACTACGACCCACCGCAATTCGCACGGGCGGTACTCGATTTCGACTTGAGCTCGACTAGTCCGCATCGGTGATGGTGATGACGGTCTTGCCACCGCCCCGATGCGCCGGGTCGAATGCCCCCGCAGCTTCGGCCAGCGCACATACCGTCTTGACGACCGGGTGCAGTCGCCCATCGCGAACCCTGCGTTCCAGCCTGGTAAGGGCCCGCCGGTCGGGTTCGACGACGAAAAAGACGGCGCGTCCGTGCTCGGGTCGGACCCGGGGCGGCTCGGCGATGGTGATCAGCACGCCGTCCGGGCGCACCAGTTGCGCTGAGCGGTCGAGGATCTCGCCGCCTATGACGTCGAATACCACGTCGACCGGGCCGGCCTCCTCGAGGCGATCGGATCGCAGCTCCACGAAACTGTCGGCGCCGAGGCCCAGGACCACGTCCCGGTGCTCGGCGCGGCCGGTGCCGATGACGCGCGCGCCGGCGTCGCGAGCAAGCTGCACCACCAGGGAACCGACGCCACCGGCGGCGCCATGAACCAGAACGGTCTGGCCGGCGACCAGGCGCGCATGGATGAACAGCCCCTGCCATGCGGTCAGCCCGGGCAGCGCCAACGCGGCGGCCAGCGCGTGGTCGACATCTGCCGACAATGGCGCGAGATTGCGGGCCTCCACCGCGACGTACTCCGCGAGTGAGCCGTCACGGGCCCAGTCGGTGATCCCGAAAACTCGCTGTCCCACCGTCAGTCCGGTTGTGCCGTAGCCTAATTCCGCGACGACGCCGGAGACTTCATGCCCCGGAATGACGGGAGTCCGATCGCGCCCGGAGCGGTCGGTCCAGGTGGCCGGCCAGTCGAGCTCGTCC
This Mycobacterium simiae DNA region includes the following protein-coding sequences:
- a CDS encoding AraC family transcriptional regulator, translated to MIDGLRVRTDTTDPDDARSQIAAVYCPHRLTVRGRVSAFRARHAEGGGSGLGVYSLSYGAATTVLESSTFDDFVLVSEQISGRFVAGADHGERAVLPGGFVVLDAHTAFRLRWEENCNIFHVRIPRTDFEAAVAEFTGATEPSPVRIPTSWQPSTPGTLAVAKVMRFLLRNAGPTGLLASRSLVSAQMSRMLVASIVEAYPGLSHTADAGGGAVRPPAVRRALAYLDDFAAEDIRISDVAAAARLSTRALQEAFRKHLDTTPMAHLKSIRLARAHADLRRSAVEDGTTVAAVAYRWGFGNLGRFAADYRREFGRSPSEVLRGR
- a CDS encoding IclR family transcriptional regulator; translation: MGEIHSIDEAAALAETALTGDTPTLRLFSLLELIATKNQLFTLQGLVELTGTPKPTLHRMLQQLEGAGLLIRENNGRHYVVGARLRRMAESLLLNDTHHGARHSVLRSLVEELGESCNLTALSGDEILYVDRVETLEPLRFTLQPGSRVPVHCSASGKMILSQLAPVQRRRLLEAAPLKQYTPNTITDVDQIEEQLKQVRRDGYAIDDQEFLPGLVCAAVLVPSPSGISNLGIAVQAPVMRLTPDKALRVLPALRRAADAIGQIEAETAGESSRASS
- a CDS encoding helix-turn-helix domain-containing protein; the encoded protein is MVRTPDVARRGQLLDALIEEFAAGGIGDRSLREVAVAIGTSHRMLLHHFGSRDNLLLAVVEEVERRQLGVLAELPTDAAGGFAAMWADVRRPGLRRLERLFFECYARAAQGEKPFARMVPNAVDGWLRAVEAAAGDSLDPALVRLGLAVTRGLLLDLVATNDDAGVDAAAAAFTRLLSR
- a CDS encoding TetR/AcrR family transcriptional regulator, whose protein sequence is MTTRAQSAAATRRSLLEAAGLLLDLGGVEAVTLREVGARAGVSHSAAYRHFADKEALLAVLAADALRGLADLLQALVDSDDSAEESLRSGLLSLIDLGRTRPHLYRLMFTPPAGDPGEAMRVAERAQELFLDLVGRITGPEQARRYGALLLTSAHGITGLDLSGHMDLDKWHTNAEELVDTLISVLPRGTELSG
- a CDS encoding flavin-containing monooxygenase, encoding MIAAQEKPAPQPAAPTPVRTRALIIGTGFSGLGMAIKLAQQGVDFVILEKADDIGGTWRDNSYPGCACDIPSHLYSFSFEPKPDWKNPFSYQPEIWDYLKGVTEKYGLRRYIEFNSLVDRGYWDEDEYRWHVFTQDGREYIAQFLISGAGALHIPKLPDIEGRDEFAGPAFHSAEWDHNVDLTGKRVAIIGTGASAIQIVPEIVDQVTELQLYQRTPPWVVPRSNPELSPALRKAMQRVPGLRALVRLAIYWGQEALAFGMTKRPNALKFIEAYCKYNIRRSVKDRELRRKLIPNYRIGCKRILNSSTYYPAVANPKTKLITDGIVRITRDGIVTADGRQHEVDVIVYATGFHVTDSYTYVGIKGLRGEDLVDRWNREGIGAHRGITVAEMPNLFFLLGPNTGLGHNSVVFMIESQIHYVADAIKTCDKYGAQALAPTRAAQDKFNDELQEQLKGSVWNSGGCSSWYLDEHGKNTVLWGGYTWQYWRATRSVKPSEYQFFGVGTGKRAKRTA
- a CDS encoding SRPBCC family protein, with protein sequence MFSEDHIAIDAPPQLVWDVFTDVEHWPNWTASVTSLVGLDGPKLEVGKRFAIKQPGMRKLIWRVTEIEPGTSWTWVQRSPGVLVSARHDVTPAPAGGTLVRQQLHQGGILGALVGRLMAKKTKRFLELEAQGLKAHSEQLSRADGAHP
- a CDS encoding SDR family NAD(P)-dependent oxidoreductase, with amino-acid sequence MNSSPRATRQELIVVTGASTGMGAATAKELARRGFHVLAGVRRDADADALVADGPEGLEPVILDITMESDVAAIADCVARDPLRRPLRALINNAGIAVNAPVEALPIAHWRKQFEVNLFGHVAMTQALLPALLLGGGTVVNISSVGGKVVLPTYGAYAGSKFALEAVSDALRREVSHLGIKVVVVEPGAVKTEMVDRGIATAEELLANMSAPQLTRYGDLAAAVTAQARSFGEAGVSAEHAAKVIAKAATASRPRTRYTIGRDAAVLVRISRLASDRVLDRIVRLNLRSFAKGPRPSEKNEKADAAMA
- the xsc gene encoding sulfoacetaldehyde acetyltransferase encodes the protein MTQATTRAAASGVQRMTPSEAFVETMAANGVTDIFGIMGSAFMDAMDIFAPAGIRLIPVVHEQGAAHMADGYARVSGRHGVVIGQNGPGISNCVTAIAAAFWAHSPVVIVTPEAGTMGIGLGGFQEANQLPMFQEFTKYQGHVNNPRRMAELTGRCFDRAIMEMGPTQLNIPRDFFYGEIETEIPQPRRLDRGPGGAQSLDEAAQLIAEAEFPVIISGGGVVMGDAVEECKAFAERLGAPVVNSYLHNDSFPASHPLWTGPLGYQGSKAAMKLISRADVVIALGTRLGPFGTLPQHGMDYWPKDAKIIQIDADQKMLGLVKKISVGICGDAKAATTALMERIRNRTLASDATREQRAATIQAEKDAWENELSEWIHERDPFSLDMIAEQDQEEGNWLHPRQVLRELEKAMPANVMVSTDIGNINSVANSYLRFERPRSFLAPMSYGNCGYALPTVIGAKVAAPERPAIAYAGDGAWAMSMGEIMTAVRHDIPVTGVVFHNRQWGAEKKNQVDFYNRRFVAAELESQSFAGIAEAMGAEGIVVEKLDEVGPALQRAVTAQMKEGKTTVVEIMCTRELGDPFRRDALSKPVRLLDKYKDYV
- a CDS encoding YidH family protein, giving the protein MFPRKPPLQSVGTDPDYRFTFANERTFLAWLRTGLALLAGAVALASLVHDFGPRSLRIAITVFLLILALVVTVGAYGRWDRAERALRESRSLPSDPLPRLVAAGAGITVVAAAILVFLAETST
- a CDS encoding universal stress protein, with the protein product MSAYQTVVVGTDGSDSSLRAVERAAAVAADHGAKLIVATAHPPIPEEKGRYAIPPGSDHGADYRTVGEAPYYAILQNARERAHQAGAKNVEEKAIVGAPINALVQLAEDVGADLLVVGNVGLSSVAGRLLGSVPSEVSRRSKTDVLIVHTAD
- a CDS encoding DUF202 domain-containing protein; the protein is MTEQQLIDVGAQAERTALAWQRTAIGAIAVAALVLRWDALDHLPMWPGIVLAIAAGATVVSFASGRYRSMLHAMAAHRTPVSRRMVPAATVAMTAVILGIGAELAAAGLG
- a CDS encoding TetR/AcrR family transcriptional regulator; its protein translation is MPRPPRPHSSVKPGAKVDARSERWREHRKKVRGEIVEAAFRAIDRLGPELSVREIAEEAGTAKPKIYRHFQDKSDLFQAIGERLRDMLWAAIFPSIDLATDSAREIVRRSVEEYVNLVDLHPNVLRVFISARSGATAESTVRTLNEGRQITLTMADMFDNELKDMQLDHAAFELAAHAAFGSAASSTEWWLGPEPGSPRRMPRDQFVAHLTTIMLGVIVGTAEALGIVVDPDQPVHSAVRRSPAAS
- a CDS encoding alpha/beta fold hydrolase codes for the protein MRGCYQSGSPPEYLGPPIPSPGLDVGSPEGLARITTTTDPRELLEAFYVKTLHLPRAAVKDLAEREFPYLAASFAHTAGRELAVARGYRATSRLAQITAPLRILFGTQSPAYFRVAATAVAELVPGATVGALRGQGHQAVDYDPPQFARAVLDFDLSSTSPHR